TCCCAACAGGCAAAAGGCTGTCATTTCCAGCAGCATCATTCGGTTTCGTACGATAACTCAAGCGGCGTCGGCCGAGAAAATACAAAGGATCGTCAACGACATTTCCCAGCTTACCCTCCTTGATGTTGCAGAATTAAACCAAGTCTTAAAAACAACTCTTAAGATTCCTGATGCCCCAGTAATGGCATATGGTGCAGGTCCTGCTGCAGGCCCAGTTCAACCAAACGAAGTGATTATCCTGAATATTTTACACATTTTCCTTCATCTCTAATTTATTTCCTATTATTTTACTctaggaggaagaagaagctccTAAGGCAaaagttcaaaccatttttacaGTCAAACTCACCAAATTTGATGAAACCAAGAAAATAGCTTTaatcaaagaaattaaaaacattg
The sequence above is drawn from the Daphnia pulicaria isolate SC F1-1A chromosome 1, SC_F0-13Bv2, whole genome shotgun sequence genome and encodes:
- the LOC124320663 gene encoding 39S ribosomal protein L12, mitochondrial-like — its product is MISTKIFYLRSVVRQKAVISSSIIRFRTITQAASAEKIQRIVNDISQLTLLDVAELNQVLKTTLKIPDAPVMAYGAGPAAGPVQPNEEEEEAPKAKVQTIFTVKLTKFDETKKIALIKEIKNIVEGMNLVQAKKFVETLPAVVRADIQKDEAEKLSSLITAAGGICEIV